Below is a genomic region from Bacteroidota bacterium.
GGATAGGTGAATGCGATCACAAATTCGCGGCCATCTTTGATGTAGTAACTGCGTTGCAAGCCTTCGACCATAAACAGCATGTCGCGTTGCACCTTCCCCGCTTGGGTGATTAATTCGTTGCGTTTGAAGTTCACTTCCTGCCATCCATTCAACAGCGCCTCCATCGCCTCCGCTTCCAACGGATGAATGGCTTGCAGCATGGTTTGGAGCATTTCCGTGGGCATCATTGCAATTGATAGACGTTGTCGTCGTTGAATCCATGGAGGGGGATGAGTTGGGTGGAAACCACCTCGCGCCGTTCCGGCATTTGTTTTTCGATACCCGTTTCCATGTCCACATGTTTGTAATTGGCAATACGTTGACCTGTCAGAAAATTGGTGCTCGTACCACCTGCGCCGTCCCCAACTGCATTTCCATAACTGAATGATTCTGTGCCAATTAGCCGCAAATCGCCATACTTGGCCTCCTTTCGAAACTTCAATTCGATTTCCCAACGCATAGATTGATAGTTGATATGCAGCACTTGGTTTTGGATGCTAAAAAATTCAGGATCCAGGTAGGTCAAGGGCTCTGGGCCGAAGTTACCCGAGCTTTCACCTCGAATGAATTTGCCATCGGGTGCCTGATAAGCAACCAAAACAAGCGACTTGGGCATTTCTTCCTCCAGATTTTGGACCAAAAACACCACATCTGGCAGCGAATCACCATTAAGGTCTCCTTCGGCAACGATTGGCCCGACTTCCGATTCGGCGAAGTCATATTCTTGGGGAACCATAGAGCCTAGGAGCTTCGGATAGTCCCTTTTAGGGGCAAAGGCTTCAGAAGCGACCTTTGAAACAGCATTTGAATCGGGATTGGATGGCAAGTCTCCTGTTTCCACAGTGTTTTGGGTGCCACACCCCATTAGAAAGAGGACAAGGAGGACATAGGAGCACGCCGCAAAACGCATCGGAATTCGAATTTGGAAATGAAAATGGATGGAAAATCAACAAACGAAGAGACAAAAAGAAAATATTTTCGTCAATTCAGGTGAAAATTTATTCTGTTTAATGTTTTTATGGAAAAAGTTAAACGATCTTTGTAGATGTTCAGAGTAACCTGTAGGAGGTTGCCTTCTTCTTCATAAGTATCTTTATTGTAGTCTTTTGAAGTCCGTTTGGCATCCGTGTCAAGCGGATCTTCTTTTTTGAGAGGAAGCGTATTGTTTTTGAAAATTCCCTATCTTTCCTCCCCTTATCGCTCAACAGCGTGTTTTTATGAAAAGCTTTTCAAAAGTTGGATTGTTGGTTTTGCTGCTTTTGTGCGGTTGGTCAACCGTTTCCGCCCAATGCGGGCCGAATACGCCTGTAAACGAGATCGGCATTCGGCTTGGGAGTTTGACCAATGCCAGCAACTTCGGTGGGAAGTACATTGCTGAGCAGTCCATGAATTTGGGCTTCCTGAACGGCTTGCATTACAAGCGTTACGGCACTTTTGGCGCTTTTCGTACCTCTTTGGGCCTTACCCGCTACGAATATGAAGACCGTCGCGGCTGCCCCAACTGCCTCCGTACTGTCGGCAAAGTCTCAGGAGTCACGCTTCGCGCAGGCTACGAATGGTACGCCATTCTCGGACCGATTGAGCCGTACGCCGGAATCGACGCCATGGCTGTCTTTGGGAAGTACAGCGGAGAAACTTATAGCACCAACGCCTCCAACTACCAAGAATTTACCGACAATCGCAGCCGGCGCGGTATGGGCCTCAGCCCCGTCCTCGGCTTGCGTTTCTATTTGAGCTATGCCATTTCGTTGAGTGCCGAAACCACTTTTGACATGATGTTTCTCGGCAAAAGCACCAATATCTCCCAAATTTCGCCTGAATCGAGCACCTACGCCCGCACAAACAATTATTTTGAGTCCGTTTTCCAGCCGCTCAACTGGGTGAGTCTGAACGTCATGTTCTAGATCAGAATTTACAGAATTCACAGAATTTCCAGAAGCAGCGGGACTTTTGAATCTGGCCGTTGTATAAACCCGCTGCTTGTTTGGCACTCGGGCAGGTAACGTGCACTTTTCCTAAAAGTTGCAGAAATAGCATTCCTCGCTTGGAATTCAATTCATGTTTGATTCCATCATTCGAGTCATTCTGCGCTAAACAAATGTGCAGTACAGGCGTCAGCACAAGCAAAC
It encodes:
- a CDS encoding cyclic nucleotide-binding domain-containing protein — its product is MMPTEMLQTMLQAIHPLEAEAMEALLNGWQEVNFKRNELITQAGKVQRDMLFMVEGLQRSYYIKDGREFVIAFTYPPSFSGIPESFLTQQPSKYFLQAVTDGKMLKLPWERLEATSLAY